A window of the Citrus sinensis cultivar Valencia sweet orange chromosome 9, DVS_A1.0, whole genome shotgun sequence genome harbors these coding sequences:
- the LOC127899991 gene encoding exopolygalacturonase-like, with amino-acid sequence MPSPQGSRIYVWRMSSSRHPHFQFSLNIDGIHIGRSNVIKDMGIIVGSLGKYKKEEDVFGLTVINCTFTRTSNSVIIKI; translated from the exons ATGCCAAGCCCCCAAGG ATCCCGGATCTACGTTTGGAGAATGTCATCATCCCGTCATCCtcattttcaattt TCTCTGAATATTGATGGAATTCATATTGGAAGATCAAATGTCATTAAG GACATGGGAATCATTGTTGGCAGCCttggaaaatataaaaaggaagaagacgTATTTGGATTGACAGTCATAAATTGCACCTTCACACGCACAAGTAATAGTGTGATAATCAAGATATAG